GACCCGATAGTCCGCGCCCCCGCGAGAGGCGCGCCCACATGAGTGCGTCTCACGCGGTCCCCGGGTCCTCGTGCTTCAGGCCCTGGCCCGGCACATCCGAGCGCGCGAGCAGCACGGCGGCCGTGAGGATGAGCACCCCGCCGAATCCCTGGCGCAGGCTGAGCCGCTCGTTCAGGAAGAGCGCGCTCAGCACCACCGCCGTCAGCGGCTCCATGTTGGACACCAGCGACGTGTTCACCGGGCCGATGCGCGCCATGCCCAGGAAGAAGAGGAATACGGCGGCCACGGTGGAGATGAGCGACAGGCCCACCACCGCGCCCCAGCCCAGCGGCGTCGTGGGGAAGGACGGCCCCTTCACCAGCGTCGCCAGTCCGAAGGTGAGCCCCGCGGACATCAGGATGACGGTGCTGGAGACGAGCGGCCCCGCGCGGCCCGCCACGCGCGCGCTGGTGACGACGTACCCCGCGTAGAGCAGCGCGGACAAGAGCCCCAACACGACTCCCAGCGGCGTCACCCCACCCTGGCTCAGGTCCGCCGTGAGCGCCGTGCCACACAGGGCCAGCACCACCGCCACCCACTTGATGCGCCCCAGCTTCTCGCGGAAGACGAACACCTGGAGCAGCGCCACCAGCGCCGGGAATGAGTACAGGAGCAGCGCCACCAGCCCCGCGGGGGCGTGCTGGAGCGCGGCGAAGTACACGCCCGCCTCGCTCACGTAGCCCACCGCGCCCAGCAGGATGAGCGACACCAGGAGGCGCCCTCGGGGCAGCGGCTGACGCAGGGCCACCATCACCGCGCCGAGCACCGAGCCCGCCAGCGTGAAGCGCAGGAACAACAACGTGGAGACGTCCGCGCCCGCCGCATAGGCCAGACGCCCGAAGAGCCCGAGCGCGCCGAAGCACGCACCGGACAGGGCCACGATGAGGAAACCAGCGGTGCGGTTCATGACGGGAGCGACGGCACGCTGCTCCATGCCGCCCGCCTTGTCACGCGTCGCGCGGGGCGACGCCCTCGCACGGACCTCCGGTCACCAGTTGTTCACCGAGCGCAGGTCGAAGACGTCCGGAAAACCATTGGCGCGCAAAATTTGTGTGGCCACCGCGCTGCGTCCGCCAGCGGCGCAGTACACCACCACGGGAGTGCCGGGCGGGCCGACCTCCTTGACGCGCTGGGGCAGCTCCTGCACGGGGATGTTGCGAGCGGCCTCGGGGTGTCCCTGCTGGAACTCCTGAGGGGTGCGCACGTCCAACAGCACCGCGCCATCGGCGACGAGCTGCCGGGCCTTCTGTGACAGTTCCTGGGGCGTCATGGGCGACAGCATGCCCTACTTGCCCAGGGCGGGGCTCGCTCGTCGCACGAGCCCTGTTCCCTTCAGGGCACATCCCCCGGGCTCAGAGCTCCACCGTCTGCTCGAAGCCGCCCGCCCTCACCGTGAGCGACCCGAGCGCGGGGAAGCGCTCGCGCGCCTGGGCCACCACCGTGTCCAGCGCGTCCTTCGCGTCCTCCTCCCGCTCGTAGCGCAGGGTGAGCTCCCTCAGGCTGTCCGAGCGCAGGTCCCGCAGGCCGACGGTGTCCCCAGGGAAGAACTCGAACGCGCGCAGCTTCGGCAGGAACTCCACCAGGAGCGCCAGGATGCGATTGCCTTCACCCAGCGACCACGTCTCGGTGGTGTCCACGCGCGCGCGCCGGCGCCGCCAGACGAAGGCGGGCTTCAGCGTGATGGGACTGTGGGCATCGCCGCTCCACTCCGGCGTGAAGCCGTGCTCGCGCAGCACCTCGACGATGATGCGCCCCACCGCCGCGGCGTCCTCGCTCACCTTCGCGTCCTCCTCCGCGGTGAACTCCTCCTCGCGCCCGTCGTCCTCCTCGTCGTTGACGAGCCCATAGGCCAGGTGCAGCGGGTGGCCCTTCATGGCGGAGGCCGCGTCCTGCTGGTCGAAGAACACCGTGCCGACAATCGTCTCGCCCTGCTCCCGGCGCATGTCCGCCAGCTCGCGCGACACCTCCCAACCACCGCTCATCGTGGTGGACGCGGACATCTCCGCCACGAAGCCTCGCGCGCGCAGCAC
The Myxococcus guangdongensis genome window above contains:
- a CDS encoding DMT family transporter, which codes for MEQRAVAPVMNRTAGFLIVALSGACFGALGLFGRLAYAAGADVSTLLFLRFTLAGSVLGAVMVALRQPLPRGRLLVSLILLGAVGYVSEAGVYFAALQHAPAGLVALLLYSFPALVALLQVFVFREKLGRIKWVAVVLALCGTALTADLSQGGVTPLGVVLGLLSALLYAGYVVTSARVAGRAGPLVSSTVILMSAGLTFGLATLVKGPSFPTTPLGWGAVVGLSLISTVAAVFLFFLGMARIGPVNTSLVSNMEPLTAVVLSALFLNERLSLRQGFGGVLILTAAVLLARSDVPGQGLKHEDPGTA
- a CDS encoding rhodanese-like domain-containing protein: MTPQELSQKARQLVADGAVLLDVRTPQEFQQGHPEAARNIPVQELPQRVKEVGPPGTPVVVYCAAGGRSAVATQILRANGFPDVFDLRSVNNW